A region of Sandaracinaceae bacterium DNA encodes the following proteins:
- a CDS encoding peptidase S1, producing the protein MVLGLAAGLLVVGSHAQTIAQGSLNIGGSTANFGVHRLNGGFMPDPMTVNVVSGGSLSVRNMNLGAGCTGFATANPDVIVQYSNAASFLRFFVRASGDTALVVNDASGRWHCNDDAVGTNPMVSIENPPSGQYDVWISSYTAGQNLRGTLSVTELRNQTP; encoded by the coding sequence ATGGTTCTCGGCCTCGCGGCCGGGCTTCTCGTCGTCGGCTCCCACGCGCAGACCATCGCGCAGGGCAGCCTCAACATCGGCGGGAGCACCGCGAACTTCGGTGTGCACCGCCTGAACGGCGGCTTCATGCCCGACCCCATGACGGTCAACGTCGTGTCCGGCGGTAGCCTCAGCGTCCGCAACATGAACCTCGGCGCAGGCTGCACGGGCTTTGCCACGGCCAACCCCGACGTCATCGTGCAGTACAGCAACGCCGCGAGCTTCCTGCGCTTCTTCGTGCGGGCCAGCGGCGACACCGCGCTCGTCGTCAACGACGCGTCGGGCCGTTGGCACTGCAACGACGACGCCGTGGGCACCAACCCCATGGTCTCCATCGAGAACCCCCCCAGCGGCCAGTACGACGTGTGGATCAGCAGCTACACGGCCGGCCAGAACCTGCGCGGCACCCTCAGCGTGACCGAGCTCCGCAACCAGACCCCCTGA
- a CDS encoding serine/threonine protein kinase, translated as MQFGPYTLTERLAVGGMAEVFRAVQRGDQGFERVVAIKRILPDLADDEAFINMFVDEAKISVQLSHPNIAQVFDLGCIDGAYYIAMEFVEGRDLRSIQRRYGDGRALPIDITCHVALKVLEALDHSHRAEAPGLGHLGIIHRDVSPHNLLLSFDGEVKVIDFGLARAAGRAVRTRAGVVKGKTPYLSAEQARGQEIDHRSDLFSMGTCLYEWLSGTRLFLRKTETDTILAVRRAEVAPLSSKVPAVPKALSQIVHRALEPNPAHRYQTAREMHDALEKFVFKSGNVVTQAQVADWLADLFPAETHSHAAAVAQDEWSDFEDTQVTEMTFWDTEELSRPTIPGTPREG; from the coding sequence GTGCAGTTTGGACCGTACACGCTGACCGAACGCCTCGCCGTAGGCGGGATGGCGGAGGTATTTCGTGCTGTGCAGCGCGGCGACCAGGGCTTCGAGCGGGTGGTCGCCATCAAGCGCATCCTGCCCGACCTCGCGGACGACGAGGCGTTCATCAACATGTTCGTGGACGAGGCGAAGATCTCCGTCCAGCTGAGCCACCCGAACATCGCCCAGGTGTTCGACCTGGGCTGCATCGACGGCGCCTACTACATCGCCATGGAGTTCGTGGAGGGGCGCGACCTGCGCTCCATCCAGCGCCGCTACGGCGACGGTCGAGCGCTGCCCATCGACATCACCTGCCACGTCGCGCTCAAGGTCCTCGAGGCGCTCGACCACAGTCACCGCGCCGAGGCGCCTGGGCTCGGGCACTTGGGCATCATCCACCGCGACGTCTCGCCCCACAACCTGCTGCTGTCGTTCGACGGCGAGGTGAAGGTCATCGACTTCGGGCTCGCGCGGGCGGCGGGTCGCGCAGTCCGCACGCGGGCGGGCGTGGTGAAGGGCAAGACGCCCTACCTGTCGGCGGAGCAGGCTCGCGGCCAGGAGATCGACCATCGCAGTGACCTGTTCAGCATGGGCACGTGCCTGTACGAGTGGCTGAGCGGCACGCGGCTGTTCCTGCGCAAGACCGAGACCGACACCATTCTGGCGGTGCGGCGGGCCGAGGTCGCGCCTTTGTCCAGCAAGGTGCCGGCGGTGCCCAAGGCCCTGTCGCAGATCGTTCACCGCGCGCTCGAGCCCAACCCCGCCCATCGCTACCAAACCGCGCGCGAGATGCACGACGCGCTCGAGAAGTTCGTGTTCAAGAGTGGCAACGTGGTGACCCAGGCGCAGGTGGCGGACTGGCTCGCCGACTTGTTCCCAGCGGAGACACACTCGCACGCCGCTGCCGTCGCGCAGGACGAGTGGTCGGACTTCGAAGACACACAGGTGACCGAGATGACGTTCTGGGACACCGAGGAGCTGTCACGTCCGACGATCCCGGGGACCCCGCGCGAGGGGTAG
- a CDS encoding NUDIX hydrolase — MSTRTLLEGRKFRVESVDVPDREGGLRAREVVRHPGAVVILPILPDGRVLLIRNQRFAVGRTLLELPAGTREPGEDDRAGALRELEEETGYRAESLAPLVRFYASPGFCDEEMIGFVATGLVQTAQHLDATEHIEVEPVDVVTFRAMLRDGRITDGKTLACGLYWLSFVAPATGGGQ; from the coding sequence ATGAGCACACGGACACTCCTCGAGGGCCGCAAATTCCGCGTCGAGTCGGTCGACGTCCCGGACCGCGAAGGCGGGCTGCGGGCGCGCGAGGTGGTGCGCCACCCTGGCGCAGTCGTGATCCTGCCCATCCTCCCCGACGGGCGGGTCTTGCTCATCCGCAATCAGCGCTTCGCCGTCGGCCGGACGCTGCTGGAGCTCCCCGCTGGGACGCGCGAGCCGGGCGAAGACGATCGCGCAGGCGCGCTTCGTGAACTGGAAGAGGAGACCGGCTATCGCGCCGAGTCACTCGCGCCGCTGGTGCGCTTCTACGCTTCTCCGGGGTTCTGCGACGAAGAGATGATCGGCTTCGTCGCAACAGGCCTCGTGCAAACGGCGCAGCACCTCGACGCGACGGAGCACATCGAGGTGGAGCCCGTGGACGTCGTCACGTTCCGCGCGATGCTGCGCGACGGACGCATCACGGACGGCAAGACACTGGCTTGTGGCCTCTACTGGCTGTCGTTCGTCGCTCCCGCGACGGGGGGCGGCCAATGA
- a CDS encoding cellulase family glycosylhydrolase, translated as MRLPSWLPSATLITALTLTPTACTSTGSVAPDVTPPADRFALPLCELDPGDQRPLSTRCQQFVDAEGRTVVLHGINARVEGLFDVTFDDGRVALEDIPEFTLADARRMRAMGFNLLRLPVNWSGIEPADTQPPTYDPTYLARLREVVDTCGEAGLFVLIDFHQDAYSKEIGEDGAPLWAISPEPNMLLEGPLTDLGARRGAGQTLAAFRTFFGDTEPGPTLRGRFASMAARVASDYVGDDTVIGYEIFNEPVAGDADTLRLNRDVGRAILAVDPGHLIVFEPQATFRVVFNRSGSVGAPFDVPGGVYAPHIYTLSFSGTEADLLAFTRASLRPANRSAYEEAVAWQTPLLVGEFGINPRGTRGLEYLELQLDLQDEFGASGAFWVWKEDSQGSWGLFDREGAAWIERDDLRAVLSRPMPERIAGQPLWWRYDRESRTLDIAYEGDPSVHDPTEVYIPGAADYTDAFSVRCDGRARDVERDPATGLVAVPCHGRGAHLVQVAPRP; from the coding sequence GTGCGCCTTCCCTCCTGGCTGCCCAGCGCGACGCTCATCACGGCGCTGACGCTGACGCCCACGGCGTGCACGAGCACAGGCAGCGTCGCCCCGGACGTCACGCCCCCGGCGGACCGCTTCGCGCTCCCCCTGTGCGAGCTGGACCCGGGGGACCAGCGACCGCTCTCCACCCGCTGCCAACAGTTCGTCGACGCCGAGGGCCGCACGGTGGTGCTGCACGGCATCAACGCGCGCGTCGAGGGGCTGTTCGACGTGACGTTCGACGACGGGCGCGTCGCCCTCGAAGACATCCCCGAGTTCACGCTGGCGGACGCCCGACGGATGCGCGCCATGGGCTTCAACCTCCTGCGACTGCCAGTGAACTGGAGTGGAATCGAGCCCGCCGACACACAGCCACCGACGTACGACCCGACCTACCTGGCGCGGCTGCGCGAGGTCGTGGACACGTGCGGCGAGGCTGGCCTCTTCGTCCTGATCGACTTCCACCAGGACGCGTACTCGAAAGAGATCGGCGAGGACGGCGCCCCCCTGTGGGCCATCTCCCCCGAGCCGAACATGCTGCTCGAAGGCCCCCTGACGGACCTCGGCGCCCGACGCGGCGCCGGTCAGACCCTGGCGGCGTTCCGCACGTTCTTCGGTGACACGGAGCCGGGCCCCACGTTGCGCGGGCGGTTCGCCAGCATGGCGGCGCGCGTCGCGTCGGACTATGTCGGCGACGACACGGTCATCGGCTACGAGATCTTCAACGAACCCGTGGCTGGGGACGCCGACACGCTACGCCTGAACCGCGACGTCGGCCGCGCGATCCTCGCGGTGGACCCGGGGCACCTGATCGTCTTCGAACCGCAAGCGACGTTCCGCGTGGTGTTCAACCGCAGCGGCAGCGTGGGTGCGCCGTTCGACGTCCCCGGTGGCGTGTACGCGCCGCACATCTACACCCTGTCCTTCTCCGGGACCGAGGCGGATCTCCTGGCGTTCACCCGCGCGTCCCTGCGACCCGCGAACCGCAGCGCGTACGAGGAGGCGGTCGCGTGGCAGACTCCCCTCTTGGTGGGCGAGTTCGGCATCAACCCACGCGGTACGCGCGGCCTCGAGTACCTCGAGCTACAGCTGGACCTGCAGGACGAGTTCGGCGCGAGCGGGGCGTTCTGGGTGTGGAAGGAGGACTCCCAAGGGTCCTGGGGGCTGTTCGACCGGGAAGGTGCCGCATGGATCGAGCGCGACGACCTGCGCGCCGTCTTGTCGCGCCCGATGCCCGAGCGCATCGCGGGCCAGCCGCTGTGGTGGCGGTACGACCGCGAGTCACGCACCCTGGACATCGCGTACGAGGGGGATCCGTCGGTCCACGACCCCACCGAGGTCTACATCCCTGGCGCAGCGGACTACACCGACGCCTTCAGCGTCCGCTGCGATGGTCGCGCGCGCGACGTGGAGCGCGACCCAGCGACCGGCCTGGTCGCCGTCCCGTGTCACGGTCGCGGCGCGCACCTCGTGCAGGTCGCCCCGCGCCCCTGA
- a CDS encoding DUF445 family protein yields the protein MRFFELIQSDYTVLLIPLISAFVGWFTNVVAVKMMFYPTDFVGIPPYLGWQGIVPASAERLARFSTKLITTKLLSLEQLFENFKGEAFASEMDVVVDDITEQILKEVAEKHAKVMWENAGEVMQNMVRDNLRTEVRGVVIKITDDFSENITKILDLEQVTLDAVIANRALMTMMFLEVGEAEFKFIERSGIWLGLLFGMVQMVIWVLFPATWVLPFFGFLVGYATNWIALKLIFEPRNPRKVGPFTLHGLFHKRQAVVAERFSELTAGRVLNADNIVRTVTQGDSGKLVLDLVKGRVNELVSKYEQHPMAGMLLPEAQREPLRAEVFGMIETELPRDGGLLHTFAAKAVDIRGELNDRMKALDAESFEGVLRPAFQQDEWKLILAGAVLGLAAGVAQLVWLFGEQLASM from the coding sequence GTGCGCTTCTTTGAATTGATCCAATCGGACTACACGGTCCTCCTCATCCCCCTGATCTCGGCCTTCGTAGGCTGGTTCACGAACGTCGTCGCGGTGAAGATGATGTTCTACCCCACCGACTTCGTGGGTATCCCGCCCTACCTCGGCTGGCAGGGGATCGTACCCGCGAGCGCCGAGCGCCTCGCGCGCTTCAGCACCAAGCTCATCACCACCAAGCTCCTCTCGCTCGAGCAGCTGTTCGAGAACTTCAAGGGTGAGGCGTTCGCGTCCGAGATGGACGTCGTGGTGGACGACATCACGGAGCAGATCCTGAAGGAGGTCGCGGAGAAGCACGCGAAGGTGATGTGGGAGAACGCCGGTGAGGTCATGCAGAACATGGTGCGGGACAACCTCCGCACCGAGGTGCGCGGCGTGGTCATCAAGATCACCGACGACTTCAGCGAGAACATCACGAAGATCCTCGACCTCGAGCAGGTCACGCTGGACGCCGTGATCGCAAACCGCGCGCTCATGACCATGATGTTCCTCGAGGTGGGCGAGGCAGAGTTCAAGTTCATCGAGCGGTCGGGCATCTGGCTCGGCCTGCTGTTCGGGATGGTGCAGATGGTCATCTGGGTGCTGTTCCCCGCCACCTGGGTGCTCCCGTTCTTCGGTTTCCTGGTGGGCTACGCCACCAACTGGATCGCGCTCAAGCTCATCTTCGAGCCGCGTAACCCCCGCAAGGTGGGGCCCTTCACGCTTCACGGTCTGTTCCACAAGCGCCAGGCCGTCGTGGCGGAGCGCTTCAGCGAGCTCACCGCAGGGCGGGTGCTGAACGCCGACAACATCGTGCGCACGGTCACGCAGGGCGACTCCGGCAAGCTGGTGCTCGACCTGGTGAAGGGTCGCGTGAACGAGCTCGTGTCCAAGTACGAGCAGCACCCGATGGCTGGGATGCTGCTCCCCGAAGCCCAGCGCGAGCCGCTGCGCGCCGAGGTGTTCGGGATGATCGAGACCGAGCTCCCGCGCGACGGTGGCCTACTCCATACGTTCGCCGCGAAGGCGGTCGACATCCGCGGCGAGCTCAACGACCGCATGAAGGCACTCGATGCCGAGTCGTTCGAAGGGGTGCTGCGCCCCGCGTTCCAACAAGACGAGTGGAAGCTCATCCTCGCGGGCGCCGTGCTCGGTCTGGCAGCGGGTGTCGCGCAGCTCGTGTGGCTCTTCGGCGAGCAGCTGGCGTCTATGTAA
- a CDS encoding AraC family transcriptional regulator ligand-binding domain-containing protein yields MNVRDISTASPLLLGVLARAVERVLPSVPSSVVEGARPSTQEGASRGPRRAPVRLVSTAGRVPVKSVHAAWRDAEARVGPDVGLIAARELHVGDIDPQGYVINAASRLGDAIDLTCRYHRLVYGNVTVSAALAPEQATLRFALVDPDGVPASLVEFAVAALYRMARFIFGDFPLTAVHFAHSSLTAAEAFQQTFRCPVRVAAESTAIVLPAGTLDLRHGAGDNGIGTILTEHLRRELGKLEARGALGPRVYALLVEELPLRGTSAVEVARELNMSERTLRRKLADEGTSHRLLLEEARREVAIRLLGEQRLAIDEVAYHLGYAQPSSFQRAFKRWTGMPPATFRTRCGRASTMPPRAPQSKTTVLLP; encoded by the coding sequence GTGAACGTAAGGGACATCAGCACTGCGTCTCCGCTTCTCCTCGGAGTGCTGGCGCGCGCCGTCGAGCGCGTGCTGCCGAGCGTCCCCTCCAGTGTCGTCGAAGGTGCCCGTCCCAGCACGCAAGAGGGAGCGTCGCGCGGGCCACGTCGCGCCCCCGTGCGCTTGGTCAGCACCGCGGGGCGCGTCCCCGTGAAAAGCGTGCACGCCGCGTGGCGTGATGCCGAGGCCCGCGTAGGGCCCGACGTCGGCCTCATCGCGGCGCGCGAACTGCACGTGGGGGACATCGACCCGCAAGGCTACGTCATCAACGCAGCGAGCCGCCTCGGCGACGCGATCGACCTCACCTGCCGTTATCACCGGCTGGTGTACGGCAACGTCACCGTCAGCGCCGCACTCGCGCCAGAGCAGGCCACGCTGAGGTTCGCGCTGGTCGACCCCGACGGGGTCCCGGCGTCGCTGGTGGAGTTCGCCGTGGCGGCGCTCTACCGCATGGCGCGCTTCATCTTCGGTGACTTCCCGCTCACCGCGGTGCACTTCGCTCACTCGAGCCTCACGGCAGCCGAAGCGTTCCAGCAGACGTTCCGATGCCCGGTGCGGGTCGCCGCCGAGTCCACGGCCATCGTGCTCCCTGCCGGCACGCTGGATCTGCGCCACGGCGCGGGGGACAACGGCATCGGAACCATCCTGACAGAGCATCTACGGCGCGAGCTCGGCAAGCTCGAGGCCCGCGGCGCGCTCGGACCGCGCGTGTACGCCCTGCTGGTGGAGGAGCTCCCCCTGCGCGGCACGTCCGCCGTGGAGGTCGCGCGCGAGCTCAACATGAGCGAGCGCACGCTGCGCCGGAAGCTGGCCGACGAAGGCACCAGCCATAGGCTCCTCTTGGAAGAGGCCCGCCGAGAGGTCGCCATCCGCCTCCTCGGTGAGCAGCGCCTCGCCATCGACGAGGTCGCCTACCACTTGGGCTATGCGCAACCATCGAGCTTCCAGCGGGCGTTCAAGCGCTGGACCGGGATGCCGCCCGCGACGTTCCGAACACGCTGCGGGCGCGCCAGCACCATGCCCCCGCGCGCGCCTCAGTCGAAGACCACGGTCTTGTTGCCATAG
- the purU gene encoding formyltetrahydrofolate deformylase — protein sequence MSSFATLLVSCPDRKGLVASLAQVLYGHGANIVDADQHTDAVAGQFFQRIHFDLSDLHTDRTSLENGIREVAGRFEMSFRLVRSDTVKRVGIFVSKYDHCLYDLLLRQRSGELACEIPIILSNHDDLRPVAEQFGVRFEHLPVSKATKAEQERQALALLGECGVELAVLARYMQILSDDFLRAFEGDVINIHHSFLPAFVGGKPYHRAYERGVKLIGATAHFATADLDEGPIIEQDVVRCSHRDSVDDLVRKGRDLEKVVLARAVRLHLSDRVLVYGNKTVVFD from the coding sequence ATGTCGTCGTTCGCCACGCTCCTCGTCTCCTGCCCCGACCGCAAGGGGCTCGTCGCGTCCTTGGCGCAGGTCCTCTACGGCCATGGTGCCAACATCGTCGATGCGGACCAGCACACCGACGCGGTCGCGGGGCAGTTCTTCCAGCGCATCCACTTCGACCTGTCGGATCTGCACACGGACCGCACCAGCCTCGAGAACGGCATCCGCGAGGTGGCGGGGCGGTTCGAGATGAGCTTCCGCCTGGTGCGCTCGGACACGGTGAAGCGCGTGGGCATCTTCGTGTCGAAGTACGACCACTGCCTCTACGACCTGCTCCTGCGGCAGCGCAGCGGCGAGCTGGCCTGCGAGATCCCGATCATCCTGAGCAACCACGACGACCTGCGTCCCGTGGCCGAGCAGTTCGGCGTGCGCTTCGAGCATCTCCCCGTCTCCAAGGCCACCAAGGCCGAGCAGGAGCGGCAGGCCCTCGCGCTGCTCGGCGAGTGTGGCGTGGAGCTCGCGGTGCTCGCGCGCTACATGCAGATCTTGAGCGACGACTTCCTGCGGGCGTTCGAGGGCGACGTGATCAACATCCACCACTCGTTCCTGCCTGCGTTCGTTGGCGGCAAGCCCTACCACCGCGCCTACGAGCGTGGCGTGAAGCTGATCGGCGCTACGGCGCACTTCGCCACAGCCGACCTCGACGAGGGGCCCATCATCGAGCAGGACGTCGTGCGCTGCTCACACCGCGACAGCGTCGACGACCTCGTCCGCAAGGGACGCGACCTCGAGAAGGTCGTGCTCGCTCGAGCCGTGCGCCTGCACCTGTCCGACCGCGTGCTCGTCTATGGCAACAAGACCGTGGTCTTCGACTGA
- a CDS encoding DUF455 family protein — protein sequence MTAARPSPAEPAPDVETWALRYIESDALAYKQAPPPPPATFSGTVSRVPTRPGRPPELRVVQQGQKRRGLRNPRARAELLHTFWHHELQAAELMCWALLRFPEAPLEFRRGLLGICLDEVRHMGLYAAHIDALGAALGDFGVRDWFWERVPRVSSPAGFVAFVGMGLEAGNLEHAGRFAARFRDVGDEPGAAVQERVGSEEVAHVRFATHWFEVFTGHGDFETWRAHLPPPISPVLLRGLPLDRHRRRRAGMDDAFMDALEAFQPSLLPPGSA from the coding sequence ATGACCGCCGCGCGGCCCAGCCCAGCCGAGCCGGCGCCTGACGTGGAGACGTGGGCGTTGCGCTACATCGAGAGCGACGCGCTCGCCTACAAGCAGGCGCCGCCACCGCCGCCCGCCACCTTCTCCGGGACGGTCTCTCGCGTGCCGACGCGCCCCGGACGGCCTCCGGAGCTGCGCGTCGTGCAGCAGGGCCAGAAGCGACGTGGGCTCCGCAACCCGCGCGCGCGTGCCGAGCTGCTGCACACCTTCTGGCATCACGAGCTGCAAGCCGCGGAGCTCATGTGTTGGGCGTTGCTGCGTTTCCCCGAAGCGCCGCTCGAGTTTCGTCGGGGCCTCTTGGGCATCTGCCTCGACGAAGTGCGCCACATGGGTCTCTACGCAGCCCACATCGACGCGCTCGGCGCGGCCCTCGGAGACTTCGGGGTGCGCGACTGGTTCTGGGAGCGCGTGCCGCGCGTCAGCTCGCCTGCGGGCTTCGTCGCGTTCGTGGGGATGGGACTCGAGGCTGGCAACCTCGAACACGCGGGGCGCTTCGCCGCCCGCTTCCGCGACGTGGGCGACGAACCTGGTGCCGCAGTGCAGGAGCGGGTGGGGTCAGAGGAGGTGGCGCACGTGCGCTTCGCCACCCACTGGTTCGAGGTGTTCACGGGACACGGCGACTTCGAGACCTGGCGTGCCCATCTGCCACCGCCCATCAGCCCCGTGCTGCTGCGCGGGCTGCCCCTCGACCGTCACCGTCGCCGCCGCGCCGGGATGGACGACGCCTTCATGGATGCGTTGGAAGCGTTCCAACCCAGCTTGCTCCCGCCCGGGAGCGCGTAG
- a CDS encoding cysteine desulfurase — MPIYFDHHATTPVDERVLDALLPYLRTSFGNAASRVHTHGEEAREAVERAREQVARLLDGRADEVVFTSGATESNNIALLGALVQADGTARGHVITQATEHPAVLDTCAELERRGADVTRLPVDAFGRVSAAQLSEAMRDDTTLVSIMRCNNEVGTVHDIDALARVPRPHGALFHCDAAQGLGLLPLSVRETPIDLVSVSGHKLYAPKGVGALWVRRSARQRLRPSVFGGGHEQGLRSGTLNVPGIVGLGAAAELAHAQGATDARRIAALRDRLWAHLSTLDELRRFGDPQHAHPGNLNVGFGYVDVPALLLALAPFVSVSSGAACSTLKASPSHVLLALGAPPEWLRSGVRFGLGRGTTEAEVDEVAKRTVDAVRAQRERSPAYRARGKVIDW; from the coding sequence ATGCCCATCTACTTCGACCATCACGCCACCACGCCGGTCGACGAGCGCGTGCTCGACGCGCTGCTGCCGTACCTCCGTACATCCTTCGGGAACGCCGCCAGTCGCGTCCACACCCACGGCGAGGAGGCCCGTGAAGCCGTGGAGCGAGCCCGCGAGCAGGTGGCTCGGCTGCTGGACGGCCGTGCGGACGAGGTGGTGTTCACCTCTGGAGCGACCGAGAGCAACAACATCGCGCTGCTCGGGGCCTTGGTGCAAGCGGACGGCACCGCCAGGGGTCACGTCATCACGCAGGCCACGGAGCACCCAGCCGTGCTCGACACTTGCGCCGAGCTGGAGCGACGCGGCGCCGACGTGACCCGGCTGCCAGTCGATGCATTCGGTCGCGTGAGCGCTGCGCAGCTGAGCGAGGCCATGCGTGACGACACGACCTTGGTGAGCATCATGCGCTGCAACAACGAGGTCGGTACCGTCCACGACATCGACGCCTTGGCGCGCGTGCCCCGCCCGCATGGAGCGCTGTTCCACTGCGACGCCGCGCAGGGCCTGGGCCTGCTGCCCCTGAGCGTGCGCGAGACCCCCATCGATCTCGTGAGTGTGTCTGGCCACAAGCTGTACGCGCCGAAGGGCGTGGGGGCGCTGTGGGTGCGACGCAGCGCGCGGCAACGCTTGCGTCCGAGCGTGTTCGGTGGTGGCCACGAGCAGGGGCTGCGCAGCGGCACGCTCAACGTCCCCGGCATCGTCGGTCTCGGTGCGGCCGCCGAGCTGGCGCACGCCCAAGGCGCCACGGACGCGCGCCGCATCGCTGCGTTGCGGGACCGCTTGTGGGCACACCTGTCCACGCTCGACGAGCTGCGCCGGTTCGGTGACCCCCAGCACGCTCACCCCGGGAACCTCAACGTCGGCTTCGGCTACGTGGACGTGCCTGCGCTCCTGCTCGCCCTCGCGCCGTTCGTCAGCGTGTCGAGCGGCGCGGCCTGCAGCACGCTCAAAGCCAGCCCGAGTCACGTCTTGCTCGCCCTCGGCGCCCCGCCCGAGTGGCTGCGCAGCGGGGTCCGCTTCGGCCTCGGGCGGGGCACCACGGAGGCCGAGGTCGACGAGGTGGCCAAGCGCACGGTGGACGCGGTCCGGGCGCAGCGCGAGCGCTCCCCCGCGTATCGCGCCCGGGGCAAGGTCATCGACTGGTAG
- a CDS encoding serine/threonine-protein phosphatase: MSTRKTYQVLSATRDDAQGMARPAIFGATDVGCVRNNNEDQFLIAELERALVLMQSGFPITPGERLLDTPAWLLMVADGMGGHDAGELASSVVVDAMTHYAFRLMPWLGTSSSSDAATVAAGLKDAAAAAQQHMREVAIRKGVSPELGTTLTMAYVRWPECLVAHVGDSRGYLMREQELFRLTKDHNLAQSMVRRGVLDEEEGRRSHFSSVLTNAFGGGSDELHVDLHHFHLQAGDRLLLCTDGLYGELGDSQIQATLAACVNPSLTHFCVESLIHRAKRAGGRDNVTAIVASF, encoded by the coding sequence ATGAGCACGAGGAAGACCTATCAGGTCCTTTCGGCGACGCGGGACGACGCGCAGGGGATGGCGCGGCCAGCGATCTTCGGAGCCACCGACGTCGGCTGCGTGCGCAACAACAACGAGGACCAGTTCCTCATCGCGGAGCTCGAGCGCGCGCTCGTGCTGATGCAGAGCGGATTCCCGATCACGCCAGGCGAGCGCTTGTTGGACACGCCAGCGTGGCTGCTGATGGTGGCCGACGGAATGGGAGGGCACGACGCGGGGGAACTGGCGAGCAGCGTGGTCGTCGACGCGATGACCCACTACGCGTTCCGGCTCATGCCGTGGCTGGGCACGAGCTCGAGCAGCGACGCCGCGACGGTGGCGGCGGGACTCAAGGACGCCGCGGCAGCAGCGCAGCAGCACATGCGCGAGGTCGCGATCCGCAAGGGCGTCAGCCCTGAGTTGGGGACGACGCTCACGATGGCCTACGTGCGCTGGCCAGAGTGCCTCGTGGCCCACGTGGGTGACAGCCGCGGCTACCTCATGCGCGAACAGGAGCTGTTTCGGCTCACCAAGGACCACAACCTCGCGCAGTCGATGGTGCGACGGGGCGTGCTCGACGAAGAGGAGGGTCGCCGCTCACACTTCTCGAGCGTCCTGACCAACGCGTTCGGTGGCGGCTCAGACGAGCTGCACGTCGACCTGCATCACTTCCACCTCCAGGCCGGGGACCGGCTGCTGCTCTGTACGGACGGACTCTACGGCGAGCTGGGGGACTCGCAGATTCAGGCGACGCTCGCAGCGTGCGTGAACCCATCGCTGACGCACTTCTGCGTCGAGAGCTTGATTCACCGCGCGAAGCGCGCCGGCGGTCGGGACAACGTGACGGCCATCGTGGCGTCCTTCTGA
- the bfr gene encoding bacterioferritin — MKGDAEVIELLNEVLTSELTAINQYFIHYKMCEDWGFVALAKQKRGESIDEMKHADEVIGRILLLGGIPNMQRLSPVRVGEDPIEQHKLDLAIEYDARERLNRGIAKCREKGDEGTRALLDRILSDEEGGIDWLEAQLHIVEQIGRENYLAQQIR, encoded by the coding sequence ATGAAGGGCGATGCCGAAGTCATCGAGCTGCTCAACGAGGTCCTCACCTCGGAGCTGACCGCCATCAACCAGTACTTCATCCACTACAAGATGTGCGAGGACTGGGGGTTCGTGGCGCTCGCCAAGCAGAAGCGCGGTGAGTCGATCGACGAGATGAAGCACGCGGACGAGGTCATCGGCCGCATTCTCTTGCTGGGGGGGATCCCCAACATGCAGCGGCTCTCGCCGGTGCGCGTCGGCGAAGATCCCATCGAGCAACACAAGCTCGATCTCGCCATCGAATACGACGCACGCGAGCGGCTCAACCGCGGCATCGCCAAGTGCCGCGAGAAGGGCGACGAGGGCACGCGCGCGCTGCTCGACCGGATCCTGTCGGACGAGGAGGGCGGTATCGACTGGCTCGAGGCGCAGCTCCACATCGTCGAGCAGATTGGCCGTGAGAACTACCTCGCCCAGCAGATTCGCTGA
- a CDS encoding (2Fe-2S)-binding protein yields MLVCHCERVNDKVIRKCAREGARNHLDVALACGAGSRCGGCRPLVDEIVAETHAELRGDGLFPLPLATG; encoded by the coding sequence ATGCTGGTTTGTCATTGCGAGCGCGTGAACGACAAGGTCATCCGCAAGTGCGCCCGGGAGGGCGCCCGCAACCACTTGGATGTCGCGTTGGCGTGCGGCGCAGGCTCGCGCTGCGGAGGGTGCCGCCCACTCGTGGACGAGATCGTCGCCGAGACCCACGCGGAGCTCCGCGGAGACGGCCTCTTCCCCCTACCGCTCGCGACCGGTTGA